The proteins below are encoded in one region of Paraburkholderia aromaticivorans:
- a CDS encoding triphosphoribosyl-dephospho-CoA synthase has product MAPAAWLAREEAQAPCGRAARATAVDSRADVTGVADAFHATARAAHLAPTLSDTQLARHAITALIDEAQLTPKPALVDRRGSGAHRDLDLDTMLRSAHALEPTFAALARAARRRGEPSALLRTELAQIGRAGELDMLNATGGSNAHRGAIWIVGLLVAGASLPAGAMRANASRIGTRAAQIACFPDRFAAPSDSHGERARQRYQVGGARREAQDGFPHVVDVGLPALLAARERGIDENAARVDALLSIMATLDDTCLLHRAGLPGLHAGQHGAQRVLDAGGSSTPAGRAALAALEHDLLTLNASPGGAADLLAATLFLDMLAHHDADRSPDSWNI; this is encoded by the coding sequence ATGGCGCCCGCTGCCTGGCTCGCGCGAGAAGAAGCGCAGGCGCCGTGCGGTCGCGCCGCGCGCGCGACGGCGGTCGATTCGCGAGCCGACGTCACCGGGGTTGCCGACGCCTTTCACGCCACGGCCCGCGCCGCCCACCTCGCGCCCACGCTTTCCGACACACAGTTGGCACGTCACGCCATCACCGCGCTGATCGACGAAGCCCAACTCACGCCCAAGCCCGCGCTAGTCGACCGGCGCGGCAGCGGCGCGCATCGCGACCTCGATCTCGACACCATGCTGCGCTCGGCGCACGCGCTCGAGCCGACCTTCGCGGCGCTCGCACGCGCGGCGCGCCGCCGCGGCGAACCGTCCGCGTTGCTGCGCACCGAACTCGCGCAGATCGGCCGCGCCGGCGAACTGGACATGCTGAACGCCACGGGAGGCAGCAACGCGCATCGCGGCGCGATCTGGATCGTCGGCCTGCTGGTCGCGGGGGCGTCGCTGCCCGCCGGCGCCATGCGTGCGAACGCATCGCGGATCGGCACGCGTGCCGCGCAGATCGCCTGCTTCCCGGATCGCTTCGCCGCGCCTTCCGACAGTCACGGCGAACGCGCACGTCAGCGCTATCAGGTCGGCGGAGCGCGCCGCGAAGCGCAGGACGGTTTCCCGCATGTCGTCGACGTGGGCCTGCCCGCGTTGCTCGCGGCACGTGAGCGAGGCATCGACGAAAACGCCGCGCGCGTCGACGCCCTGCTCTCGATCATGGCCACGCTGGACGACACCTGCCTGCTGCATCGCGCGGGCTTGCCCGGTTTGCACGCCGGACAACACGGCGCGCAACGCGTGCTCGACGCGGGCGGCAGTTCGACGCCCGCGGGCCGCGCCGCGCTCGCCGCGCTCGAACACGACTTGCTAACGCTCAACGCATCGCCCGGCGGCGCAGCCGATCTGCTCGCCGCCACCCTCTTTCTCGACATGCTGGCGCATCACGACGCCGACCGGAGCCCCGACTCATGGAACATCTGA
- a CDS encoding malonate decarboxylase subunit delta, with translation MEHLTFDYPAQRAVTTRAHVGVVGSGDLEVLLSPADQASALNAHVVVRTSVDGYSHIWKSVLDRFFTRYDGAAQIEINDFGATPGVVALRLAEAVEAAEQGDDA, from the coding sequence ATGGAACATCTGACCTTCGACTATCCGGCGCAACGCGCCGTCACGACCCGCGCGCATGTCGGCGTGGTGGGCTCGGGCGATCTGGAAGTGCTGCTCTCGCCCGCCGATCAGGCTAGCGCACTGAACGCGCACGTGGTCGTGCGCACCAGCGTCGACGGCTACAGCCACATCTGGAAAAGCGTGCTCGACCGCTTTTTCACCCGCTACGACGGCGCAGCGCAAATCGAAATCAACGACTTCGGCGCGACGCCCGGCGTGGTCGCGTTGCGGCTCGCGGAAGCCGTCGAAGCCGCCGAACAGGGAGACGACGCATGA
- a CDS encoding biotin-independent malonate decarboxylase subunit beta gives MTTVATAHPAPMLRESFIELPARERARSLLDAGTFRELLGPFDKIESPWLPLQGVVCQADDGCVIARGTIDGEPAVVAAIESAFQGGSIGEVSGSKIAAALELALRDCERGKIVRPVVLFETGGVRLQEANLGLAVIAEIQAAIVALRRHVPVVGVIAGMVGCFGGMSLAAALCSYLVVTKQGRLGMNGPEVIEQEAGIEELDASDRRRVWQLIGGEQRTATALADQLVDDDSDAVSAAVRSAFEQGVPAAHRSEQVDVFLNRLAQIDPASVTPETMRDVFNRHAQNESRKEQA, from the coding sequence ATGACTACGGTTGCGACCGCTCATCCCGCGCCGATGCTGCGCGAGAGTTTCATCGAACTGCCGGCGCGTGAGCGCGCCCGCTCGCTGCTGGATGCCGGCACCTTCCGCGAACTGCTCGGCCCGTTCGACAAGATCGAATCGCCGTGGCTGCCGCTGCAGGGCGTCGTCTGCCAGGCGGATGACGGCTGCGTGATCGCGCGCGGCACCATCGACGGCGAACCCGCCGTGGTCGCCGCGATCGAATCCGCGTTCCAGGGCGGCAGCATCGGCGAAGTGTCGGGCAGCAAGATCGCCGCGGCGCTCGAACTGGCCTTGCGCGACTGCGAACGCGGCAAGATCGTGCGGCCTGTCGTGCTGTTCGAAACCGGCGGCGTGCGGCTGCAGGAAGCCAACCTCGGCCTCGCGGTGATCGCGGAGATTCAGGCCGCCATCGTCGCGTTGCGGCGGCATGTGCCGGTGGTCGGTGTGATCGCGGGCATGGTCGGCTGCTTCGGCGGCATGTCGCTGGCGGCTGCGCTGTGTTCGTACCTGGTCGTCACGAAGCAAGGGCGGCTCGGCATGAACGGGCCCGAAGTGATCGAACAGGAAGCCGGCATCGAGGAACTCGATGCCAGCGACCGCCGCCGCGTGTGGCAACTGATCGGTGGCGAACAGCGCACGGCGACGGCGCTCGCCGATCAACTGGTCGACGACGATTCCGACGCGGTGAGCGCCGCCGTGCGTTCCGCGTTCGAGCAAGGCGTGCCGGCCGCGCATCGCAGCGAACAGGTCGACGTGTTTCTGAACCGGCTCGCGCAGATCGATCCCGCCAGCGTTACACCGGAAACCATGCGTGACGTATTCAACCGTCACGCGCAAAACGAATCGCGCAAGGAGCAAGCATGA
- the mdcE gene encoding biotin-independent malonate decarboxylase subunit gamma produces the protein MSDAQLSRGARWFQALAGESVSPAPVLSGDAPLGGETAHFFSVVPDPANRFPRATDNVVGLEQGWRLARAVRDAIAQDEASGTRRPIVAIVDVKSQAYGYREEMLGIHLACAAAVDAYAAARDAGHPVIALIVGPAMSGAFLAHGYQANRIVALDAPGTMVHAMGKEAAARVTRRTVEALDALGETIVPMSYSMASFAKLGLLDQLIDGVDADAPDAAQIERVRQVLSEQIRSVRDDGRRNLAHRLESAAAQKNRAASIEVRRRLAEQWDAV, from the coding sequence ATGAGCGACGCACAACTTAGCCGCGGCGCGCGCTGGTTCCAGGCACTGGCCGGCGAATCGGTCAGCCCGGCGCCCGTGTTGAGCGGCGACGCCCCACTCGGCGGCGAGACCGCGCACTTCTTCTCGGTCGTGCCCGATCCCGCCAACCGCTTTCCGCGCGCGACCGATAACGTGGTCGGCCTCGAACAGGGCTGGCGGCTCGCGCGCGCCGTGCGCGACGCCATTGCGCAGGACGAAGCGAGCGGCACGCGCCGCCCGATCGTCGCGATCGTCGACGTGAAAAGCCAGGCGTACGGCTATCGCGAGGAGATGCTCGGCATTCACCTCGCCTGCGCCGCGGCCGTCGATGCCTACGCCGCCGCACGCGACGCCGGTCATCCGGTGATCGCGCTGATCGTCGGACCGGCCATGTCGGGCGCCTTCCTCGCGCACGGCTATCAGGCCAACCGCATCGTCGCGCTCGACGCGCCCGGCACCATGGTTCACGCGATGGGCAAGGAAGCCGCCGCGCGCGTCACGCGCCGCACGGTCGAAGCCCTCGACGCGCTCGGCGAAACCATCGTGCCGATGTCTTACTCGATGGCGTCGTTCGCCAAACTCGGCCTGCTCGATCAGTTGATCGACGGCGTCGATGCCGATGCGCCGGACGCCGCGCAGATCGAGCGCGTGCGCCAGGTGTTGAGCGAGCAGATTCGCAGCGTACGCGACGATGGCCGCCGCAATCTCGCGCATCGACTGGAGTCGGCGGCGGCGCAGAAGAATCGCGCGGCGTCGATCGAAGTGCGCCGGCGTCTCGCCGAACAATGGGATGCCGTGTGA
- a CDS encoding malonate decarboxylase holo-ACP synthase, whose product MRVCAAPPFAIDHALSCDARWRPHDLLRLQRLQAFDNEPAWVREAFGRAPYAVVRRALAADGFVAIGMRGVGRSERYGTWASSADVVSAVSPEALAFSRTPLAGRDALPAFAALAALQSDATGPLNVFVWGPTGSAGFELAAQVPTVTPSSDLDLLIRTQENPLTRNLAIELLAYLQALAQRVGVRVDVQLDTPAGGVALAEWAAGTPRVLARHERGPQLIADPWAAASHGDDA is encoded by the coding sequence ATGCGAGTCTGTGCCGCGCCGCCGTTTGCAATCGACCACGCGTTGTCGTGCGATGCACGATGGCGGCCGCACGACTTGCTGCGTCTGCAACGCTTGCAAGCGTTTGATAATGAACCGGCGTGGGTGCGCGAGGCGTTCGGGCGCGCGCCGTATGCGGTCGTCCGACGCGCGCTGGCGGCCGACGGGTTCGTCGCGATCGGTATGCGCGGCGTCGGGCGGTCGGAGCGTTACGGTACGTGGGCATCGTCAGCGGATGTGGTGAGCGCCGTGTCGCCGGAGGCGCTCGCTTTTTCACGCACGCCACTCGCCGGCCGTGATGCATTGCCGGCCTTCGCCGCGCTCGCCGCGTTGCAAAGCGACGCGACCGGCCCGTTGAATGTATTCGTCTGGGGACCGACCGGCAGCGCCGGTTTCGAACTGGCGGCGCAGGTGCCGACGGTGACACCATCGAGCGACCTCGACCTGCTTATCCGCACGCAGGAAAACCCGCTCACACGAAACCTCGCGATCGAATTGCTGGCCTATCTGCAAGCGCTCGCGCAACGCGTCGGCGTTCGCGTGGACGTGCAACTCGACACGCCCGCCGGCGGCGTGGCGCTGGCCGAGTGGGCCGCGGGCACACCGCGTGTGCTGGCACGTCACGAGCGTGGCCCACAACTGATCGCCGATCCCTGGGCCGCCGCGTCTCATGGCGACGACGCCTGA
- the mdcH gene encoding malonate decarboxylase subunit epsilon: MLALLFPGQGAQTDGFLHRLPEHHAVRDTLEEASQVLGVDVLTLDTPDALRSTVAVQIGLTVAGVALARALAAERFVPEISAGLSIGAYPAAVSCGAIHFKDALKMVRRRAELTETAYPSGYGLAAISGLTEYQVETLVARHADEVEQHVYIGNVNAPRQIVIAGANAALDAFIKRALAAGARKATRLAVSVPSHCELLAQATDELIAYAKDVPFQAPQSIYVGNRGGRPLYTADAIRDDLATNMRYTVRWFDALTVMQEMGAHVLIEAPPGQVLTDIAREYLPETAALAASTFSFDRLVATAQRRLDTN; encoded by the coding sequence ATGCTCGCGCTGCTTTTCCCCGGCCAGGGCGCGCAGACCGATGGCTTCCTGCATCGTCTGCCGGAGCATCATGCGGTGCGCGACACGCTCGAGGAAGCGTCGCAAGTGCTCGGCGTCGATGTGCTCACACTGGACACGCCGGACGCCTTGCGCTCGACCGTCGCCGTGCAGATCGGCTTGACGGTCGCAGGCGTGGCGCTCGCGCGCGCGCTCGCTGCTGAACGGTTCGTGCCGGAGATCAGCGCGGGATTATCGATCGGCGCGTACCCGGCGGCGGTGAGCTGCGGCGCGATTCACTTCAAAGACGCGCTGAAAATGGTTCGCCGCCGGGCCGAACTGACGGAGACCGCGTACCCATCCGGCTACGGTCTCGCCGCGATATCGGGTTTGACCGAGTATCAAGTGGAAACGCTCGTTGCGCGCCACGCCGATGAAGTCGAGCAGCATGTCTATATCGGCAATGTGAACGCGCCGCGCCAGATTGTCATAGCGGGCGCAAATGCCGCATTGGACGCCTTCATAAAACGCGCGCTGGCCGCGGGCGCGCGCAAGGCCACTCGCCTCGCGGTGAGCGTGCCGTCGCATTGCGAACTGCTCGCGCAAGCCACGGACGAGCTGATCGCCTATGCAAAGGACGTGCCCTTCCAAGCGCCGCAAAGCATCTATGTCGGCAATCGCGGCGGCCGTCCGCTGTATACGGCGGACGCGATCCGCGACGACCTCGCGACCAATATGCGCTATACCGTGCGCTGGTTCGACGCGCTCACGGTCATGCAGGAAATGGGCGCGCACGTGCTGATCGAAGCGCCGCCGGGCCAGGTGTTGACCGACATCGCGCGCGAATACCTGCCGGAGACCGCCGCGCTCGCAGCCAGCACTTTCTCGTTCGATCGACTCGTGGCCACCGCGCAACGGCGTCTCGATACGAACTGA
- a CDS encoding LysR family transcriptional regulator has protein sequence MNTRFVETFLTLARLGSFRATAAAMHATPAAISLRIKTLEAELGVELIERDAAEFQLTANGERLLAHARSVVQATRSLQLAAQDETQVATRLRLGVIETVVHSWLPDYIRMLNLEYNRIVVDLTVDSSAILGPRLRAGELDLVIQVEETGEHEASIVSTLLASYPVRWIARSDLIPASRAKHVQTVLSKPVLTFGRGTAPQVAVDAIVQALAKRAGVPLAQTQVTCMPSVAVIVKLLRDGYGIAAVPALFVEPYLSNGELGQLQVRPLPPPIDVAMYYRDDADVGVLAASRVARNACDQYARAMGRQLIEKR, from the coding sequence GTGAACACCCGCTTTGTCGAAACGTTTCTGACGCTTGCCCGCCTGGGCAGTTTTCGCGCGACCGCCGCCGCCATGCACGCGACGCCCGCGGCGATTTCACTGCGCATCAAGACACTCGAAGCGGAGTTGGGCGTCGAGTTGATCGAGCGCGATGCCGCGGAATTTCAGCTCACCGCGAATGGCGAGCGGCTGCTCGCGCATGCGCGCTCGGTGGTGCAGGCCACGCGCTCGCTGCAACTGGCCGCGCAGGACGAGACGCAAGTGGCGACGCGTTTGCGCCTCGGCGTGATCGAAACGGTGGTGCATAGCTGGCTGCCGGACTACATCCGGATGCTGAACCTCGAGTACAACCGTATCGTCGTGGATCTCACGGTGGATTCGAGCGCGATACTCGGACCGCGTTTGCGGGCGGGCGAACTGGACCTGGTGATTCAGGTGGAGGAAACCGGCGAGCATGAGGCGTCGATCGTGTCGACCTTATTGGCGAGCTATCCCGTGCGCTGGATCGCTCGCAGCGATCTGATTCCGGCCAGCCGCGCGAAACACGTGCAGACGGTGTTGAGCAAACCCGTACTGACGTTCGGCCGTGGCACCGCGCCGCAAGTCGCCGTCGACGCGATTGTGCAGGCGCTCGCAAAACGCGCCGGTGTGCCGCTCGCGCAGACCCAGGTGACCTGCATGCCGTCGGTCGCGGTGATCGTGAAACTGCTGCGCGACGGCTATGGAATCGCGGCGGTGCCCGCGCTATTTGTCGAGCCTTATCTGAGCAATGGTGAACTGGGGCAATTGCAGGTGCGCCCGTTGCCGCCGCCGATCGACGTCGCGATGTATTACCGTGACGATGCCGATGTCGGCGTGCTCGCGGCATCGCGTGTCGCGCGGAATGCGTGCGATCAGTATGCGAGGGCGATGGGGCGGCAGTTGATCGAGAAACGCTGA
- a CDS encoding putative hydro-lyase, which produces MSYTPSEFRQQIRSRRLSGPTAGYCGGYAQANLAILPKQHADDFLRFCTLNPKACPLLGIGEPGDWRMPALGADLDIRNDVPAFYVYRHGERAEEVRSLDELWRDDLVVFAIGCSFSFEEMLRREGIALRHIEQQVNVPMYRTRERNVAAGVFGGNRVVSMRPMKAADAIRAIQITSRFPAVHGAPVHIGDPSLIGIRDLARPDFGDAVEVRSDELPVFWACGVTPQAAIESARLPFAIAHKPGHMLVTDIPNTTLAVL; this is translated from the coding sequence ATGTCCTACACGCCATCCGAGTTTCGTCAGCAGATACGCAGCCGCCGTCTGTCCGGTCCCACCGCGGGCTATTGCGGCGGCTATGCGCAAGCCAATCTCGCCATCCTGCCCAAACAGCACGCCGACGATTTCCTGCGCTTCTGCACGCTGAATCCGAAAGCGTGTCCGCTGCTAGGCATCGGTGAACCGGGCGACTGGCGCATGCCCGCGCTCGGTGCCGATCTCGACATCCGCAACGACGTGCCGGCGTTTTATGTGTATCGGCATGGCGAGCGCGCCGAAGAAGTGCGCAGTCTCGACGAACTGTGGCGCGACGACCTGGTGGTGTTCGCGATCGGCTGCTCGTTTTCTTTCGAAGAGATGTTGCGGCGCGAAGGCATCGCGCTGCGGCATATCGAACAGCAGGTCAATGTGCCGATGTATCGCACCCGCGAACGCAATGTGGCGGCCGGCGTGTTCGGCGGCAATCGCGTCGTGTCGATGCGGCCGATGAAAGCCGCCGACGCCATCCGCGCGATCCAGATCACCAGCCGTTTTCCCGCCGTGCACGGCGCGCCGGTTCATATCGGCGATCCGTCGCTGATCGGCATTCGCGATCTGGCGCGTCCCGATTTCGGCGATGCCGTCGAAGTGCGCAGCGACGAACTGCCCGTGTTCTGGGCTTGCGGTGTCACACCGCAAGCCGCCATCGAAAGCGCGCGTCTGCCGTTCGCGATCGCGCACAAACCTGGACACATGCTCGTCACCGACATTCCCAACACCACGCTGGCGGTGCTGTAG
- a CDS encoding MFS transporter: METEAQLTADAEHYGESGAGQGPFAWYRQISASEKRAFWSCKIGYVLDAMDTQFLSFVIPTLIATWGITRGDAGLIGTVTLLSSALGGWAAGVLSDRIGRVKTLQITILWFAVFTLACALAQNFSQLLWARGLMGLGFGGEWTAGAVLIGEVIRARDRGKAVGLVQAGWAIGWGISTLLFMAVFSLVPADYAWRVLFAIGIAPAPFVIWIRRFVDEPEVHRQQKAAQAATQTRTSLLDIFRGEIVWTTLRASVLATGVQGGYYAVTTWLPTYLKTERHLSVIGTGSYLGVVIVGSYCGYLTGAYVSDRIGRKRAFIAFALASCAIALIYTQLPLDNLWMLVLGFPLGFCASGIFSGMGAFLTELFPTRIRGSGQGFCYNFGRAAGATFPFLIGYVSQTMTLGHAIGVFAAAAYGIVILAALTLPETKGRQLSA, encoded by the coding sequence ATGGAAACCGAAGCGCAGTTGACCGCCGACGCCGAGCATTATGGCGAGTCCGGTGCAGGACAAGGCCCGTTCGCGTGGTATCGGCAAATCTCCGCCAGTGAGAAGCGCGCCTTCTGGAGTTGCAAGATCGGCTACGTGCTGGACGCCATGGACACGCAGTTCCTGAGCTTCGTGATTCCGACGCTGATCGCGACGTGGGGCATCACGCGCGGCGACGCCGGTCTGATCGGCACCGTCACGCTGCTGAGTTCGGCGCTCGGCGGCTGGGCTGCCGGCGTACTGTCGGATCGCATCGGCCGGGTGAAGACCTTGCAGATCACGATTCTCTGGTTCGCGGTGTTTACGCTGGCTTGCGCGCTGGCGCAGAATTTCTCGCAATTGCTGTGGGCGCGCGGGCTGATGGGCCTCGGCTTCGGCGGCGAGTGGACGGCGGGCGCGGTGCTGATCGGCGAAGTGATCCGCGCGCGCGATCGCGGTAAGGCAGTAGGACTCGTGCAGGCGGGCTGGGCGATCGGCTGGGGCATCTCGACGTTGCTCTTCATGGCCGTGTTCTCGCTGGTGCCCGCCGATTACGCGTGGCGCGTGCTGTTCGCGATCGGGATTGCGCCGGCACCGTTCGTGATCTGGATCCGCCGCTTCGTCGATGAGCCCGAGGTGCATCGGCAGCAGAAAGCGGCACAGGCCGCCACGCAAACGCGCACTTCGCTGCTCGATATTTTCCGTGGCGAGATCGTCTGGACGACACTGCGCGCGTCCGTGCTGGCCACCGGTGTGCAGGGCGGCTACTACGCGGTGACCACGTGGCTGCCGACGTATCTGAAAACCGAACGGCATCTGAGCGTGATCGGCACCGGGAGCTATCTGGGCGTGGTGATCGTTGGTTCGTATTGCGGCTATCTGACGGGCGCTTATGTCAGCGACCGAATCGGCCGCAAGCGCGCCTTCATCGCGTTTGCATTGGCGTCGTGCGCGATTGCGTTGATCTACACGCAACTGCCGCTCGACAATCTCTGGATGCTCGTGCTCGGTTTCCCGCTAGGCTTCTGCGCGTCCGGCATTTTTTCCGGCATGGGCGCGTTCCTCACCGAACTGTTTCCCACGCGGATTCGCGGCTCCGGTCAGGGCTTCTGCTACAACTTCGGACGAGCGGCCGGCGCGACGTTTCCGTTCCTGATCGGCTACGTCTCGCAAACGATGACGCTCGGCCACGCGATCGGCGTGTTCGCAGCGGCGGCGTACGGCATCGTGATCCTCGCCGCGTTGACGCTGCCTGAAACCAAAGGACGGCAGCTCAGCGCTTAA
- the yjfF gene encoding galactofuranose ABC transporter, permease protein YjfF: protein MRRILEAWAHIVDPRTLPIAVTILLFCALFGFGSVMYTGFFSWQVLLDLLVDNAFLLIVAIGMTFVIVSGGIDLSVGSVVALTTIVEAVLSEHLHWPVWVILPTVLLMGTVFGAVQGALIHFFRLQAFIVTLAGMFFARGLCFLITTQSITITDPTFQKISAFRLDIGVGSVTANVLIAFVTLLAAIFVAHFTRFGRNVYAIGGNARSALLMGLPVAHTRIGVYALSGFCSALGGAVFTFYVLSGYGLQGQGMELDAIAATVIGGTLLTGGVGYVIGSLFGVGILGTIQALITFDGTLSSWWTRIVIGALLCAFCLLQRLIERHAKSVGRPGGTGAVVTAGRERGHADGSTASDSHVIGRAPEQA, encoded by the coding sequence ATGAGACGCATCCTCGAAGCCTGGGCTCATATCGTCGATCCGCGCACGCTGCCGATCGCCGTGACGATCCTGCTGTTCTGCGCGCTGTTCGGATTCGGCTCGGTGATGTACACCGGTTTCTTCTCGTGGCAAGTGCTGCTCGATCTGCTGGTCGACAACGCGTTCCTGCTGATCGTGGCAATCGGCATGACGTTCGTGATCGTGTCCGGCGGCATCGACCTGTCGGTGGGTTCGGTCGTCGCGCTGACAACAATCGTCGAGGCGGTGCTGTCGGAACATCTGCATTGGCCGGTCTGGGTGATCCTGCCGACCGTGCTGCTGATGGGCACGGTGTTCGGTGCGGTGCAGGGCGCGTTGATCCACTTCTTCCGCTTGCAGGCGTTTATCGTCACGCTGGCCGGTATGTTCTTCGCGCGCGGCTTGTGCTTTCTGATCACGACCCAGTCGATCACCATCACCGATCCGACGTTCCAGAAGATTTCGGCGTTTCGTCTCGACATCGGCGTAGGTTCGGTGACGGCGAATGTGCTGATCGCGTTCGTCACACTGCTGGCCGCGATCTTTGTGGCGCATTTCACGCGCTTCGGCCGCAATGTCTACGCGATCGGCGGCAACGCGCGCTCGGCTTTGCTGATGGGCTTGCCGGTGGCGCACACGCGCATCGGCGTGTATGCGCTGAGCGGCTTCTGTTCGGCGCTCGGCGGCGCGGTCTTCACGTTCTATGTGTTGTCGGGCTACGGCTTGCAAGGGCAGGGCATGGAACTCGACGCGATCGCGGCGACCGTGATCGGCGGCACGCTGCTGACGGGCGGCGTCGGCTATGTGATCGGCTCGCTGTTCGGCGTCGGCATTCTCGGCACGATCCAGGCGCTGATCACCTTCGACGGCACGCTCAGTTCGTGGTGGACCCGCATCGTGATCGGCGCCTTGCTTTGCGCGTTCTGCCTGTTGCAACGGTTGATCGAGCGTCATGCCAAATCAGTGGGACGTCCGGGTGGCACCGGCGCGGTCGTGACCGCGGGACGCGAACGTGGTCATGCGGATGGATCGACGGCGTCGGATTCGCATGTGATCGGACGCGCGCCCGAACAGGCGTGA
- a CDS encoding ABC transporter permease: MKLSNWFVRDGAERPLIWPCVTLVLLCGLNLWVNPHFLSLRMLDGHLFGAPIDVLNRAAPLVLVATGMTLVIATRGIDISVGAVVAIAGAAAATILATQPLPTGGLIAQALLAALIVGVLSGMWNGLLVSFVGMQPIIATLILMVAGRGIAQLLTAGQIIPIGAPGYLFVGGGYWLGVPCSVWIATAAVLATAALVEGTALGLFIRAIGVNPVATRLVGLRSKALVFAVYGFSGLTAAMAGILISSNVRSADGNNAGLLLELDAILAVTLGGTSLLGGRFSLAGTVLGALIIQTLTYTTYSIGVPPEATLVVKAAVVLAVSVIQSPTARGLAMSFGRSVRMSVIKQRGVAR, encoded by the coding sequence ATGAAGCTATCGAACTGGTTCGTGCGCGACGGCGCCGAGCGTCCGTTGATCTGGCCGTGCGTCACCTTGGTGTTGTTGTGCGGGCTGAACCTGTGGGTCAATCCGCATTTCCTGTCGCTGCGCATGCTCGACGGTCATCTGTTCGGCGCGCCGATCGATGTGCTGAATCGTGCCGCGCCGCTGGTGCTCGTCGCCACCGGCATGACGCTCGTGATCGCGACACGCGGCATCGACATTTCGGTCGGCGCGGTGGTGGCGATCGCGGGCGCCGCCGCGGCCACGATACTGGCGACCCAGCCGCTGCCGACCGGTGGACTCATTGCGCAGGCACTGCTGGCGGCGTTGATCGTCGGTGTGCTGAGCGGCATGTGGAATGGCTTGCTGGTGTCCTTCGTTGGCATGCAGCCAATCATCGCCACCTTGATCCTGATGGTCGCCGGACGCGGCATCGCGCAATTGCTGACAGCGGGACAGATCATTCCGATCGGCGCGCCCGGCTATCTATTTGTAGGAGGTGGTTACTGGCTCGGCGTGCCGTGCTCGGTGTGGATCGCCACGGCGGCGGTGCTGGCGACCGCCGCGCTCGTCGAAGGCACCGCGCTCGGGCTGTTCATTCGCGCGATAGGCGTCAATCCGGTCGCCACGCGCCTGGTCGGCTTGCGCTCCAAGGCGCTCGTCTTCGCGGTGTACGGGTTCTCGGGATTGACCGCGGCAATGGCGGGCATTCTCATCAGCTCGAACGTGCGCAGCGCCGACGGCAACAATGCGGGCCTACTGCTCGAACTCGATGCGATCCTCGCGGTGACACTCGGCGGCACCTCGCTGCTCGGCGGCCGCTTCAGCCTTGCGGGGACGGTGCTGGGCGCACTGATCATCCAGACGCTGACCTACACCACCTATTCGATCGGCGTGCCGCCGGAGGCCACGCTCGTCGTCAAGGCGGCCGTGGTGCTCGCGGTGAGCGTGATCCAGTCGCCGACGGCGCGTGGACTCGCCATGTCGTTCGGCAGGTCGGTCCGCATGTCCGTCATCAAGCAACGCGGGGTGGCGCGATGA